A region of Sesamum indicum cultivar Zhongzhi No. 13 linkage group LG7, S_indicum_v1.0, whole genome shotgun sequence DNA encodes the following proteins:
- the LOC105166770 gene encoding TBC1 domain family member 15-like isoform X2 gives MVQSPLGVLLNPWVKALIPDLHPMLAAGASAIEAISTSISQASREVIVGGGFWAENGGVTLAFTAIAGVALAAAVFYTTSRLKSPWSRRKRKHILSAQEWRTSFTPDGKLRDVVKILKKVRSGGVDQSIRPEVWPFLLGVYDLTSSQEERDAIRTEKSCSVIVCRKEYENLRKQCRRLLKQNNLLLKRSESGESSNGDGGSPMKGIDSSDSPDVVSARESLSSAESLPYDEDSDQPTAIIMDGFAGSKRFTDSNIASDSESSDSNSSDDPESSQTLNFTESMEENDRDLPSNEDSSSSKMEVQSKPASAENFATWQRIIRLDAIRANGEWKAYSPVQAAVSEAKARGSAEVVGLKDYDHLEPWRIFHASRLVAILEAYALYDPEIGYCQGMSDLLSPIITVMTEDNEAFWCFVGFMKKARHNFRLDEVGIRRQLNIVSKIIKYKDGHLYRHLEELQAEDCFFVYRMVVVLFRRELTFEQTLCLWEVMWADQAAVRAGIRKSAWSRIRLRAPPTDDLLLYAIAASVLQRRKLIIEKYSSMDEILRECNAMAGHLDVWKLLDDAHNLVVTLHDKIETPF, from the exons ATGGTACAGAGTCCACTCGGCGTTTTGCTCAATCCCTGGGTTAAAGCACTCATTCCAGATCTCCATCCGATGCTCGCCGCCGGAGCCTCGGCGATTGAAGCCATCAGCACCAGCATCAGTCAGGCAAGCAGAGAGGTGATCGTCGGCGGTGGATTCTGGGCGGAGAATGGCGGTGTAACCCTCGCCTTTACGGCGATTGCTGGCGTCGCCTTGGCCGCCGCCGTGTTCTACACCACTAG TCGTCTCAAGTCTCCATGGTCTCGAAGAAAACGGAAACACATACTATCAGCTCAAGAGTGGAGAACATCGTTCACACCCGATGGGAAACTTCGTGATGTAGTTAAAATTCTAAAGAAAGTCCGCAGTGGA GGTGTTGATCAGAGTATCCGGCCGGAAGTTTGGCCATTTCTTCTTGGAGT TTATGACCTAACTAGTTCCCAAGAAGAAAGAGATGCCATCAGAACTGAGAAAAG TTGTTCTGTTATTGTATGCAGAAAGGAATATGAGAACTTACGGAAACAATGCCGTCGACttcttaaacaaaataatctaCTCCTGAAGAGAAGTGAAAGTGGTGAAAGTAGCAATGGGGATGGTGGAAGTCCCATGAAAGGCATAGATTCTTCTGACTCTCCAGATGTTGTGAGTGCTAGGGAATCCCTTTCTAGTGCAGAAAGCTTACCATATGATGAGGACTCAGACCAGCCTACTGCCATAATAATGGATGGCTTTGCTGGTTCTAAACGATTCACAGATTCAAATATTGCTTCTGACTCGGAGTCATCAGACTCAAACTCCTCAGATGATCCTGAGTCGAGTCAAACTTTAAACTTCACAGAAAGCATGGAGGAAAATGATCGTGATTTGCCTTCTAATGAGGATTCCTCTTCATCGAAAATGGAAGTCCAGTCCAAACCAGCCAGTGCAGAAAATTTTGCCACCTGGCAGAGAATTATCCGCCTTGATGCAATTCGTGCAAATGGAGAATGGAAAGCGTACTCCCCTGTCCAGGCTGCAGTGTCTGAAGCCAAAGCTCGCGGCTCTGCTGAGGTTGTCGGATTGAAGGATTATGATCATCTCGAGCCTTGGAGGATCTTCCACGCTTCCCGTTTAGTTGCCATTCTTGAAGCCTATGCTCTTTACGACCCTGAAATTGGCTATTGCCAAGGAATGAGCGATCTACTTTCACCCATAATTACGGTGATGACTGAGGATAATGAAGCTTTCTGGTGTTTTGTTGGTTTCATGAAGAAGGCTCGTCATAATTTCAGGCTCGATGAAGTGGGTATTAGAAGGCAGCTGAACATTGTTTCCAAAATCATCAAGTATAAAGATGGACATCTTTACAGGCACTTGGAAGAACTCCAGGCTGAGGATTGCTTTTTCGTATACAGAATGGTGGTAGTACTCTTTAGACGGGAACTAACTTTCGAGCAAACTCTGTGCCTTTGGGAGGTCATGTGGGCTGACCAGGCTGCAGTTAGAGCGGGAATCCGGAAGTCAGCATGGAGCAGGATAAGGCTGCGAGCCCCTCCCACAGATGATCTATTACTCTACGCAATTGCTGCTTCTGTTTTGCAAAGGAGGAAACTgatcatagaaaaatatagtaGCATGGATGAGATTTTGAGAGAGTGCAATGCAATGGCTGGGCATCTCGACGTCTGGAAACTGCTCGATGATGCTCACAACTTGGTGGTTACTCTCCATGACAAAATCGAGACTCCTTTCTGA
- the LOC105166770 gene encoding GTPase-activating protein gyp7-like isoform X7 encodes MRALRRSQTTSSSNSSPPSSSSNTPSSPLSSSWIHLRSVLFIVVSNNFSPASCSSSSSNRRLKSPWSRRKRKHILSAQEWRTSFTPDGKLRDVVKILKKVRSGGVDQSIRPEVWPFLLGVYDLTSSQEERDAIRTEKRKEYENLRKQCRRLLKQNNLLLKRSESGESSNGDGGSPMKGIDSSDSPDVVSARESLSSAESLPYDEDSDQPTAIIMDGFAGSKRFTDSNIASDSESSDSNSSDDPESSQTLNFTESMEENDRDLPSNEDSSSSKMEVQSKPASAENFATWQRIIRLDAIRANGEWKAYSPVQAAVSEAKARGSAEVVGLKDYDHLEPWRIFHASRLVAILEAYALYDPEIGYCQGMSDLLSPIITVMTEDNEAFWCFVGFMKKARHNFRLDEVGIRRQLNIVSKIIKYKDGHLYRHLEELQAEDCFFVYRMVVVLFRRELTFEQTLCLWEVMWADQAAVRAGIRKSAWSRIRLRAPPTDDLLLYAIAASVLQRRKLIIEKYSSMDEILRECNAMAGHLDVWKLLDDAHNLVVTLHDKIETPF; translated from the exons ATGAGAGCTCTAAGAAGGAGTCAAACTACGTCTTCGTCAAACTCTTCGCCACCGTCATCCTCCTCAAATACGCCGTCTTCACCATTATCTTCATCGTGGATTCATTTGAGATCGGTTCTATTCATAGTAGTCTCCAACAACTTCTCACCAgcatcttgttcttcttcttcttccaatcG TCGTCTCAAGTCTCCATGGTCTCGAAGAAAACGGAAACACATACTATCAGCTCAAGAGTGGAGAACATCGTTCACACCCGATGGGAAACTTCGTGATGTAGTTAAAATTCTAAAGAAAGTCCGCAGTGGA GGTGTTGATCAGAGTATCCGGCCGGAAGTTTGGCCATTTCTTCTTGGAGT TTATGACCTAACTAGTTCCCAAGAAGAAAGAGATGCCATCAGAACTGAGAAAAG AAAGGAATATGAGAACTTACGGAAACAATGCCGTCGACttcttaaacaaaataatctaCTCCTGAAGAGAAGTGAAAGTGGTGAAAGTAGCAATGGGGATGGTGGAAGTCCCATGAAAGGCATAGATTCTTCTGACTCTCCAGATGTTGTGAGTGCTAGGGAATCCCTTTCTAGTGCAGAAAGCTTACCATATGATGAGGACTCAGACCAGCCTACTGCCATAATAATGGATGGCTTTGCTGGTTCTAAACGATTCACAGATTCAAATATTGCTTCTGACTCGGAGTCATCAGACTCAAACTCCTCAGATGATCCTGAGTCGAGTCAAACTTTAAACTTCACAGAAAGCATGGAGGAAAATGATCGTGATTTGCCTTCTAATGAGGATTCCTCTTCATCGAAAATGGAAGTCCAGTCCAAACCAGCCAGTGCAGAAAATTTTGCCACCTGGCAGAGAATTATCCGCCTTGATGCAATTCGTGCAAATGGAGAATGGAAAGCGTACTCCCCTGTCCAGGCTGCAGTGTCTGAAGCCAAAGCTCGCGGCTCTGCTGAGGTTGTCGGATTGAAGGATTATGATCATCTCGAGCCTTGGAGGATCTTCCACGCTTCCCGTTTAGTTGCCATTCTTGAAGCCTATGCTCTTTACGACCCTGAAATTGGCTATTGCCAAGGAATGAGCGATCTACTTTCACCCATAATTACGGTGATGACTGAGGATAATGAAGCTTTCTGGTGTTTTGTTGGTTTCATGAAGAAGGCTCGTCATAATTTCAGGCTCGATGAAGTGGGTATTAGAAGGCAGCTGAACATTGTTTCCAAAATCATCAAGTATAAAGATGGACATCTTTACAGGCACTTGGAAGAACTCCAGGCTGAGGATTGCTTTTTCGTATACAGAATGGTGGTAGTACTCTTTAGACGGGAACTAACTTTCGAGCAAACTCTGTGCCTTTGGGAGGTCATGTGGGCTGACCAGGCTGCAGTTAGAGCGGGAATCCGGAAGTCAGCATGGAGCAGGATAAGGCTGCGAGCCCCTCCCACAGATGATCTATTACTCTACGCAATTGCTGCTTCTGTTTTGCAAAGGAGGAAACTgatcatagaaaaatatagtaGCATGGATGAGATTTTGAGAGAGTGCAATGCAATGGCTGGGCATCTCGACGTCTGGAAACTGCTCGATGATGCTCACAACTTGGTGGTTACTCTCCATGACAAAATCGAGACTCCTTTCTGA
- the LOC105166770 gene encoding GTPase-activating protein gyp7-like isoform X5 has product MRALRRSQTTSSSNSSPPSSSSNTPSSPLSSSWIHLRSVLFIVVSNNFSPASCSSSSSNRRLKSPWSRRKRKHILSAQEWRTSFTPDGKLRDVVKILKKVRSGGVDQSIRPEVWPFLLGVYDLTSSQEERDAIRTEKSCSVIVCRKEYENLRKQCRRLLKQNNLLLKRSESGESSNGDGGSPMKGIDSSDSPDVVSARESLSSAESLPYDEDSDQPTAIIMDGFAGSKRFTDSNIASDSESSDSNSSDDPESSQTLNFTESMEENDRDLPSNEDSSSSKMEVQSKPASAENFATWQRIIRLDAIRANGEWKAYSPVQAAVSEAKARGSAEVVGLKDYDHLEPWRIFHASRLVAILEAYALYDPEIGYCQGMSDLLSPIITVMTEDNEAFWCFVGFMKKARHNFRLDEVGIRRQLNIVSKIIKYKDGHLYRHLEELQAEDCFFVYRMVVVLFRRELTFEQTLCLWEVMWADQAAVRAGIRKSAWSRIRLRAPPTDDLLLYAIAASVLQRRKLIIEKYSSMDEILRECNAMAGHLDVWKLLDDAHNLVVTLHDKIETPF; this is encoded by the exons ATGAGAGCTCTAAGAAGGAGTCAAACTACGTCTTCGTCAAACTCTTCGCCACCGTCATCCTCCTCAAATACGCCGTCTTCACCATTATCTTCATCGTGGATTCATTTGAGATCGGTTCTATTCATAGTAGTCTCCAACAACTTCTCACCAgcatcttgttcttcttcttcttccaatcG TCGTCTCAAGTCTCCATGGTCTCGAAGAAAACGGAAACACATACTATCAGCTCAAGAGTGGAGAACATCGTTCACACCCGATGGGAAACTTCGTGATGTAGTTAAAATTCTAAAGAAAGTCCGCAGTGGA GGTGTTGATCAGAGTATCCGGCCGGAAGTTTGGCCATTTCTTCTTGGAGT TTATGACCTAACTAGTTCCCAAGAAGAAAGAGATGCCATCAGAACTGAGAAAAG TTGTTCTGTTATTGTATGCAGAAAGGAATATGAGAACTTACGGAAACAATGCCGTCGACttcttaaacaaaataatctaCTCCTGAAGAGAAGTGAAAGTGGTGAAAGTAGCAATGGGGATGGTGGAAGTCCCATGAAAGGCATAGATTCTTCTGACTCTCCAGATGTTGTGAGTGCTAGGGAATCCCTTTCTAGTGCAGAAAGCTTACCATATGATGAGGACTCAGACCAGCCTACTGCCATAATAATGGATGGCTTTGCTGGTTCTAAACGATTCACAGATTCAAATATTGCTTCTGACTCGGAGTCATCAGACTCAAACTCCTCAGATGATCCTGAGTCGAGTCAAACTTTAAACTTCACAGAAAGCATGGAGGAAAATGATCGTGATTTGCCTTCTAATGAGGATTCCTCTTCATCGAAAATGGAAGTCCAGTCCAAACCAGCCAGTGCAGAAAATTTTGCCACCTGGCAGAGAATTATCCGCCTTGATGCAATTCGTGCAAATGGAGAATGGAAAGCGTACTCCCCTGTCCAGGCTGCAGTGTCTGAAGCCAAAGCTCGCGGCTCTGCTGAGGTTGTCGGATTGAAGGATTATGATCATCTCGAGCCTTGGAGGATCTTCCACGCTTCCCGTTTAGTTGCCATTCTTGAAGCCTATGCTCTTTACGACCCTGAAATTGGCTATTGCCAAGGAATGAGCGATCTACTTTCACCCATAATTACGGTGATGACTGAGGATAATGAAGCTTTCTGGTGTTTTGTTGGTTTCATGAAGAAGGCTCGTCATAATTTCAGGCTCGATGAAGTGGGTATTAGAAGGCAGCTGAACATTGTTTCCAAAATCATCAAGTATAAAGATGGACATCTTTACAGGCACTTGGAAGAACTCCAGGCTGAGGATTGCTTTTTCGTATACAGAATGGTGGTAGTACTCTTTAGACGGGAACTAACTTTCGAGCAAACTCTGTGCCTTTGGGAGGTCATGTGGGCTGACCAGGCTGCAGTTAGAGCGGGAATCCGGAAGTCAGCATGGAGCAGGATAAGGCTGCGAGCCCCTCCCACAGATGATCTATTACTCTACGCAATTGCTGCTTCTGTTTTGCAAAGGAGGAAACTgatcatagaaaaatatagtaGCATGGATGAGATTTTGAGAGAGTGCAATGCAATGGCTGGGCATCTCGACGTCTGGAAACTGCTCGATGATGCTCACAACTTGGTGGTTACTCTCCATGACAAAATCGAGACTCCTTTCTGA
- the LOC105166770 gene encoding TBC1 domain family member 15-like isoform X1, with translation MVQSPLGVLLNPWVKALIPDLHPMLAAGASAIEAISTSISQASREVIVGGGFWAENGGVTLAFTAIAGVALAAAVFYTTRSRLKSPWSRRKRKHILSAQEWRTSFTPDGKLRDVVKILKKVRSGGVDQSIRPEVWPFLLGVYDLTSSQEERDAIRTEKSCSVIVCRKEYENLRKQCRRLLKQNNLLLKRSESGESSNGDGGSPMKGIDSSDSPDVVSARESLSSAESLPYDEDSDQPTAIIMDGFAGSKRFTDSNIASDSESSDSNSSDDPESSQTLNFTESMEENDRDLPSNEDSSSSKMEVQSKPASAENFATWQRIIRLDAIRANGEWKAYSPVQAAVSEAKARGSAEVVGLKDYDHLEPWRIFHASRLVAILEAYALYDPEIGYCQGMSDLLSPIITVMTEDNEAFWCFVGFMKKARHNFRLDEVGIRRQLNIVSKIIKYKDGHLYRHLEELQAEDCFFVYRMVVVLFRRELTFEQTLCLWEVMWADQAAVRAGIRKSAWSRIRLRAPPTDDLLLYAIAASVLQRRKLIIEKYSSMDEILRECNAMAGHLDVWKLLDDAHNLVVTLHDKIETPF, from the exons ATGGTACAGAGTCCACTCGGCGTTTTGCTCAATCCCTGGGTTAAAGCACTCATTCCAGATCTCCATCCGATGCTCGCCGCCGGAGCCTCGGCGATTGAAGCCATCAGCACCAGCATCAGTCAGGCAAGCAGAGAGGTGATCGTCGGCGGTGGATTCTGGGCGGAGAATGGCGGTGTAACCCTCGCCTTTACGGCGATTGCTGGCGTCGCCTTGGCCGCCGCCGTGTTCTACACCACTAG AAGTCGTCTCAAGTCTCCATGGTCTCGAAGAAAACGGAAACACATACTATCAGCTCAAGAGTGGAGAACATCGTTCACACCCGATGGGAAACTTCGTGATGTAGTTAAAATTCTAAAGAAAGTCCGCAGTGGA GGTGTTGATCAGAGTATCCGGCCGGAAGTTTGGCCATTTCTTCTTGGAGT TTATGACCTAACTAGTTCCCAAGAAGAAAGAGATGCCATCAGAACTGAGAAAAG TTGTTCTGTTATTGTATGCAGAAAGGAATATGAGAACTTACGGAAACAATGCCGTCGACttcttaaacaaaataatctaCTCCTGAAGAGAAGTGAAAGTGGTGAAAGTAGCAATGGGGATGGTGGAAGTCCCATGAAAGGCATAGATTCTTCTGACTCTCCAGATGTTGTGAGTGCTAGGGAATCCCTTTCTAGTGCAGAAAGCTTACCATATGATGAGGACTCAGACCAGCCTACTGCCATAATAATGGATGGCTTTGCTGGTTCTAAACGATTCACAGATTCAAATATTGCTTCTGACTCGGAGTCATCAGACTCAAACTCCTCAGATGATCCTGAGTCGAGTCAAACTTTAAACTTCACAGAAAGCATGGAGGAAAATGATCGTGATTTGCCTTCTAATGAGGATTCCTCTTCATCGAAAATGGAAGTCCAGTCCAAACCAGCCAGTGCAGAAAATTTTGCCACCTGGCAGAGAATTATCCGCCTTGATGCAATTCGTGCAAATGGAGAATGGAAAGCGTACTCCCCTGTCCAGGCTGCAGTGTCTGAAGCCAAAGCTCGCGGCTCTGCTGAGGTTGTCGGATTGAAGGATTATGATCATCTCGAGCCTTGGAGGATCTTCCACGCTTCCCGTTTAGTTGCCATTCTTGAAGCCTATGCTCTTTACGACCCTGAAATTGGCTATTGCCAAGGAATGAGCGATCTACTTTCACCCATAATTACGGTGATGACTGAGGATAATGAAGCTTTCTGGTGTTTTGTTGGTTTCATGAAGAAGGCTCGTCATAATTTCAGGCTCGATGAAGTGGGTATTAGAAGGCAGCTGAACATTGTTTCCAAAATCATCAAGTATAAAGATGGACATCTTTACAGGCACTTGGAAGAACTCCAGGCTGAGGATTGCTTTTTCGTATACAGAATGGTGGTAGTACTCTTTAGACGGGAACTAACTTTCGAGCAAACTCTGTGCCTTTGGGAGGTCATGTGGGCTGACCAGGCTGCAGTTAGAGCGGGAATCCGGAAGTCAGCATGGAGCAGGATAAGGCTGCGAGCCCCTCCCACAGATGATCTATTACTCTACGCAATTGCTGCTTCTGTTTTGCAAAGGAGGAAACTgatcatagaaaaatatagtaGCATGGATGAGATTTTGAGAGAGTGCAATGCAATGGCTGGGCATCTCGACGTCTGGAAACTGCTCGATGATGCTCACAACTTGGTGGTTACTCTCCATGACAAAATCGAGACTCCTTTCTGA
- the LOC105166770 gene encoding small G protein signaling modulator 2-like isoform X3: protein MVQSPLGVLLNPWVKALIPDLHPMLAAGASAIEAISTSISQASREVIVGGGFWAENGGVTLAFTAIAGVALAAAVFYTTRSRLKSPWSRRKRKHILSAQEWRTSFTPDGKLRDVVKILKKVRSGGVDQSIRPEVWPFLLGVYDLTSSQEERDAIRTEKRKEYENLRKQCRRLLKQNNLLLKRSESGESSNGDGGSPMKGIDSSDSPDVVSARESLSSAESLPYDEDSDQPTAIIMDGFAGSKRFTDSNIASDSESSDSNSSDDPESSQTLNFTESMEENDRDLPSNEDSSSSKMEVQSKPASAENFATWQRIIRLDAIRANGEWKAYSPVQAAVSEAKARGSAEVVGLKDYDHLEPWRIFHASRLVAILEAYALYDPEIGYCQGMSDLLSPIITVMTEDNEAFWCFVGFMKKARHNFRLDEVGIRRQLNIVSKIIKYKDGHLYRHLEELQAEDCFFVYRMVVVLFRRELTFEQTLCLWEVMWADQAAVRAGIRKSAWSRIRLRAPPTDDLLLYAIAASVLQRRKLIIEKYSSMDEILRECNAMAGHLDVWKLLDDAHNLVVTLHDKIETPF, encoded by the exons ATGGTACAGAGTCCACTCGGCGTTTTGCTCAATCCCTGGGTTAAAGCACTCATTCCAGATCTCCATCCGATGCTCGCCGCCGGAGCCTCGGCGATTGAAGCCATCAGCACCAGCATCAGTCAGGCAAGCAGAGAGGTGATCGTCGGCGGTGGATTCTGGGCGGAGAATGGCGGTGTAACCCTCGCCTTTACGGCGATTGCTGGCGTCGCCTTGGCCGCCGCCGTGTTCTACACCACTAG AAGTCGTCTCAAGTCTCCATGGTCTCGAAGAAAACGGAAACACATACTATCAGCTCAAGAGTGGAGAACATCGTTCACACCCGATGGGAAACTTCGTGATGTAGTTAAAATTCTAAAGAAAGTCCGCAGTGGA GGTGTTGATCAGAGTATCCGGCCGGAAGTTTGGCCATTTCTTCTTGGAGT TTATGACCTAACTAGTTCCCAAGAAGAAAGAGATGCCATCAGAACTGAGAAAAG AAAGGAATATGAGAACTTACGGAAACAATGCCGTCGACttcttaaacaaaataatctaCTCCTGAAGAGAAGTGAAAGTGGTGAAAGTAGCAATGGGGATGGTGGAAGTCCCATGAAAGGCATAGATTCTTCTGACTCTCCAGATGTTGTGAGTGCTAGGGAATCCCTTTCTAGTGCAGAAAGCTTACCATATGATGAGGACTCAGACCAGCCTACTGCCATAATAATGGATGGCTTTGCTGGTTCTAAACGATTCACAGATTCAAATATTGCTTCTGACTCGGAGTCATCAGACTCAAACTCCTCAGATGATCCTGAGTCGAGTCAAACTTTAAACTTCACAGAAAGCATGGAGGAAAATGATCGTGATTTGCCTTCTAATGAGGATTCCTCTTCATCGAAAATGGAAGTCCAGTCCAAACCAGCCAGTGCAGAAAATTTTGCCACCTGGCAGAGAATTATCCGCCTTGATGCAATTCGTGCAAATGGAGAATGGAAAGCGTACTCCCCTGTCCAGGCTGCAGTGTCTGAAGCCAAAGCTCGCGGCTCTGCTGAGGTTGTCGGATTGAAGGATTATGATCATCTCGAGCCTTGGAGGATCTTCCACGCTTCCCGTTTAGTTGCCATTCTTGAAGCCTATGCTCTTTACGACCCTGAAATTGGCTATTGCCAAGGAATGAGCGATCTACTTTCACCCATAATTACGGTGATGACTGAGGATAATGAAGCTTTCTGGTGTTTTGTTGGTTTCATGAAGAAGGCTCGTCATAATTTCAGGCTCGATGAAGTGGGTATTAGAAGGCAGCTGAACATTGTTTCCAAAATCATCAAGTATAAAGATGGACATCTTTACAGGCACTTGGAAGAACTCCAGGCTGAGGATTGCTTTTTCGTATACAGAATGGTGGTAGTACTCTTTAGACGGGAACTAACTTTCGAGCAAACTCTGTGCCTTTGGGAGGTCATGTGGGCTGACCAGGCTGCAGTTAGAGCGGGAATCCGGAAGTCAGCATGGAGCAGGATAAGGCTGCGAGCCCCTCCCACAGATGATCTATTACTCTACGCAATTGCTGCTTCTGTTTTGCAAAGGAGGAAACTgatcatagaaaaatatagtaGCATGGATGAGATTTTGAGAGAGTGCAATGCAATGGCTGGGCATCTCGACGTCTGGAAACTGCTCGATGATGCTCACAACTTGGTGGTTACTCTCCATGACAAAATCGAGACTCCTTTCTGA
- the LOC105166770 gene encoding GTPase-activating protein gyp7-like isoform X6, translating to MRALRRSQTTSSSNSSPPSSSSNTPSSPLSSSWIHLRSVLFIVVSNNFSPASCSSSSSNRSRLKSPWSRRKRKHILSAQEWRTSFTPDGKLRDVVKILKKVRSGGVDQSIRPEVWPFLLGVYDLTSSQEERDAIRTEKRKEYENLRKQCRRLLKQNNLLLKRSESGESSNGDGGSPMKGIDSSDSPDVVSARESLSSAESLPYDEDSDQPTAIIMDGFAGSKRFTDSNIASDSESSDSNSSDDPESSQTLNFTESMEENDRDLPSNEDSSSSKMEVQSKPASAENFATWQRIIRLDAIRANGEWKAYSPVQAAVSEAKARGSAEVVGLKDYDHLEPWRIFHASRLVAILEAYALYDPEIGYCQGMSDLLSPIITVMTEDNEAFWCFVGFMKKARHNFRLDEVGIRRQLNIVSKIIKYKDGHLYRHLEELQAEDCFFVYRMVVVLFRRELTFEQTLCLWEVMWADQAAVRAGIRKSAWSRIRLRAPPTDDLLLYAIAASVLQRRKLIIEKYSSMDEILRECNAMAGHLDVWKLLDDAHNLVVTLHDKIETPF from the exons ATGAGAGCTCTAAGAAGGAGTCAAACTACGTCTTCGTCAAACTCTTCGCCACCGTCATCCTCCTCAAATACGCCGTCTTCACCATTATCTTCATCGTGGATTCATTTGAGATCGGTTCTATTCATAGTAGTCTCCAACAACTTCTCACCAgcatcttgttcttcttcttcttccaatcG AAGTCGTCTCAAGTCTCCATGGTCTCGAAGAAAACGGAAACACATACTATCAGCTCAAGAGTGGAGAACATCGTTCACACCCGATGGGAAACTTCGTGATGTAGTTAAAATTCTAAAGAAAGTCCGCAGTGGA GGTGTTGATCAGAGTATCCGGCCGGAAGTTTGGCCATTTCTTCTTGGAGT TTATGACCTAACTAGTTCCCAAGAAGAAAGAGATGCCATCAGAACTGAGAAAAG AAAGGAATATGAGAACTTACGGAAACAATGCCGTCGACttcttaaacaaaataatctaCTCCTGAAGAGAAGTGAAAGTGGTGAAAGTAGCAATGGGGATGGTGGAAGTCCCATGAAAGGCATAGATTCTTCTGACTCTCCAGATGTTGTGAGTGCTAGGGAATCCCTTTCTAGTGCAGAAAGCTTACCATATGATGAGGACTCAGACCAGCCTACTGCCATAATAATGGATGGCTTTGCTGGTTCTAAACGATTCACAGATTCAAATATTGCTTCTGACTCGGAGTCATCAGACTCAAACTCCTCAGATGATCCTGAGTCGAGTCAAACTTTAAACTTCACAGAAAGCATGGAGGAAAATGATCGTGATTTGCCTTCTAATGAGGATTCCTCTTCATCGAAAATGGAAGTCCAGTCCAAACCAGCCAGTGCAGAAAATTTTGCCACCTGGCAGAGAATTATCCGCCTTGATGCAATTCGTGCAAATGGAGAATGGAAAGCGTACTCCCCTGTCCAGGCTGCAGTGTCTGAAGCCAAAGCTCGCGGCTCTGCTGAGGTTGTCGGATTGAAGGATTATGATCATCTCGAGCCTTGGAGGATCTTCCACGCTTCCCGTTTAGTTGCCATTCTTGAAGCCTATGCTCTTTACGACCCTGAAATTGGCTATTGCCAAGGAATGAGCGATCTACTTTCACCCATAATTACGGTGATGACTGAGGATAATGAAGCTTTCTGGTGTTTTGTTGGTTTCATGAAGAAGGCTCGTCATAATTTCAGGCTCGATGAAGTGGGTATTAGAAGGCAGCTGAACATTGTTTCCAAAATCATCAAGTATAAAGATGGACATCTTTACAGGCACTTGGAAGAACTCCAGGCTGAGGATTGCTTTTTCGTATACAGAATGGTGGTAGTACTCTTTAGACGGGAACTAACTTTCGAGCAAACTCTGTGCCTTTGGGAGGTCATGTGGGCTGACCAGGCTGCAGTTAGAGCGGGAATCCGGAAGTCAGCATGGAGCAGGATAAGGCTGCGAGCCCCTCCCACAGATGATCTATTACTCTACGCAATTGCTGCTTCTGTTTTGCAAAGGAGGAAACTgatcatagaaaaatatagtaGCATGGATGAGATTTTGAGAGAGTGCAATGCAATGGCTGGGCATCTCGACGTCTGGAAACTGCTCGATGATGCTCACAACTTGGTGGTTACTCTCCATGACAAAATCGAGACTCCTTTCTGA